A single Cryomorphaceae bacterium DNA region contains:
- the thrA gene encoding bifunctional aspartate kinase/homoserine dehydrogenase I, translated as MKVLKFGGSSLINEKLPALLDIVQRESSLESVALVVSARGKSTDQLIELYKLALDQKDFSEVLEQFKMGQQIPGLALDLQSDIQQLEKLLYTVRDFQLEDDIIFDRVLSYGEWLSARTITAYLDAHDLPAQLLNSADLIRVEEGEVDLKASSELITAALSSENPLAISVITGFYGSDKKGRVRTLGRNGSNYSATVIGASIGASEVQNWTDVNSIYSADPRLVEDAVPIAHMSYKEAHELSNFGVNLLHSKTILPLMKSEIPLRIKNTSDPQAAGTLIDKDGAEKGIKAVSCIEDVSLIKISGKGLNGRIGIDGRIFSRLSASDISIRIISQASSERGIGFVVDRKNAPLATSVLQSEFEEELNTGDISSIETLDEVVIIAIVGRHNYALEKAIQVLRKNRVWMHLISNSISGEHISLVVDKAKAQKAMQVVHAQVFGVIKTLNVFAIGKGLVGGAFIDQIIETSAKVEANRALRVQVIGVADSQGYVVDEKGLGVDWRQHLEGANGHQGDLLSVLDTLKQSGIENLVVADNTASEEVTALYPEIIRSGFDLVASNKKGNSGDQESYDRLRTLLRRCGRHFFYETNVGAGLPVIDPLKHLRDSADELTRIRGIFSGSLSFLFSTFCAESRLFSEVLLEAQERGYTEPDPREDLSGMDVARKLLILAREVGIKAELEDVQIEPLIPEELASEESFDAFLEKRDFLDRHYEDLRHSTSVGEVLRYIGDLDVGSGTLRVSLGKVPTSSALGGLRGADAIFEIFTASYQDRPIIIQGAGAGAEVTARGVYSDLLRIGALI; from the coding sequence ATGAAGGTTTTAAAATTTGGCGGTTCCTCGCTTATCAATGAAAAGCTTCCCGCGCTGCTGGATATTGTGCAGCGCGAATCCTCCCTGGAGTCTGTGGCCCTCGTGGTCTCGGCCCGTGGAAAAAGTACGGACCAGCTCATTGAGCTCTACAAGTTGGCTCTTGATCAAAAGGACTTCAGCGAAGTCTTGGAGCAATTCAAGATGGGCCAGCAGATTCCTGGACTTGCCCTTGATCTTCAGTCCGACATTCAACAGCTCGAAAAACTGCTGTACACCGTTCGGGATTTTCAATTGGAAGACGATATCATTTTTGATCGCGTCCTGTCCTATGGTGAGTGGCTCAGCGCTCGAACCATTACCGCATATCTGGATGCCCATGACCTACCCGCCCAACTTTTGAACTCAGCTGACCTTATTCGGGTGGAAGAAGGTGAAGTGGACTTGAAGGCTTCGTCTGAGCTAATTACGGCTGCCCTATCCTCTGAAAATCCCTTAGCGATCTCGGTCATCACAGGGTTCTACGGTAGCGACAAAAAAGGAAGGGTTCGCACCTTGGGACGTAACGGTTCCAATTACAGTGCTACGGTCATTGGGGCGAGCATAGGTGCTTCGGAAGTTCAAAACTGGACAGACGTCAACAGCATCTACAGCGCAGATCCCAGATTGGTAGAAGATGCGGTACCCATCGCACACATGAGTTATAAAGAGGCCCACGAACTGTCAAACTTTGGAGTAAATCTTCTCCACAGCAAAACGATTCTACCCTTGATGAAAAGTGAAATCCCGCTGCGGATTAAGAACACTTCGGACCCCCAAGCCGCTGGCACCCTTATTGATAAAGACGGCGCCGAAAAAGGCATAAAAGCCGTGTCCTGTATCGAGGATGTCTCGCTGATTAAAATTTCCGGAAAAGGACTGAATGGTCGTATTGGGATTGACGGTCGAATCTTTTCTCGCTTGAGTGCTTCAGACATCAGTATTCGCATCATTTCTCAAGCGTCTTCTGAGCGCGGAATTGGCTTTGTCGTTGATCGCAAAAATGCCCCATTGGCCACGTCAGTTCTCCAATCCGAGTTTGAAGAAGAGCTCAATACAGGCGATATCTCCTCCATCGAAACTCTAGACGAGGTAGTGATCATTGCCATTGTCGGTCGACATAACTACGCCCTTGAAAAAGCCATTCAAGTTCTAAGGAAAAATCGCGTGTGGATGCACTTGATTAGCAACAGCATCAGTGGAGAACACATCTCACTTGTAGTAGATAAGGCCAAAGCTCAAAAAGCTATGCAGGTGGTTCATGCTCAGGTCTTTGGTGTGATCAAAACCCTCAATGTCTTTGCCATTGGCAAGGGCTTAGTCGGTGGTGCATTCATCGATCAGATCATTGAGACTTCGGCAAAAGTAGAAGCGAACCGAGCTCTACGCGTTCAGGTCATTGGAGTGGCAGATAGTCAGGGCTACGTTGTAGATGAAAAAGGGCTCGGGGTTGATTGGCGTCAGCATCTCGAGGGGGCCAATGGTCATCAAGGTGATTTACTTTCGGTATTGGATACTCTGAAGCAATCGGGAATCGAAAACCTGGTGGTCGCAGACAATACCGCTTCAGAAGAAGTCACCGCCCTTTATCCCGAAATCATTCGGTCTGGGTTTGATTTGGTCGCTTCCAATAAGAAAGGAAATTCAGGTGATCAAGAATCCTATGATAGACTGCGCACTCTTCTGAGAAGGTGCGGTCGTCACTTCTTTTATGAGACTAATGTCGGGGCGGGTTTGCCCGTCATCGACCCCTTGAAGCACTTACGCGATTCCGCGGATGAACTTACTCGGATTCGAGGCATCTTCTCAGGATCGCTGAGTTTTCTATTCAGCACGTTCTGCGCGGAGTCTCGTCTTTTCTCGGAGGTGCTTTTGGAAGCTCAGGAACGAGGCTATACCGAACCCGATCCCCGAGAAGACCTCTCCGGAATGGACGTAGCCCGGAAACTGCTCATTTTGGCTAGAGAAGTGGGCATTAAAGCCGAGCTGGAAGATGTCCAAATCGAGCCTCTTATCCCCGAAGAACTGGCCTCTGAAGAGTCCTTTGATGCCTTCCTGGAGAAAAGGGATTTCCTCGATCGCCATTACGAAGATCTTCGTCATTCTACATCTGTGGGCGAAGTCCTCCGATACATTGGTGATCTGGATGTGGGTAGCGGTACTTTAAGGGTGAGCTTAGGAAAGGTTCCTACCTCCTCTGCCTTAGGGGGGCTCCGTGGAGCCGATGCAATCTTCGAAATCTTTACGGCGTCTTACCAAGATCGACCCATCATCATTCAGGGAGCTGGGGCTGGAGCGGAAGTCACCGCTCGAGGAGTGTACTCTGACCTGCTCAGGATTGGAGCGCTGATCTAG